The Acidobacteriota bacterium genome has a segment encoding these proteins:
- a CDS encoding ABC transporter ATP-binding protein — MAMILASQVCFDYDGQPVLTGISLEIHAGERVAILGPNGVGKTTLLKLLSGARSPSRGSILLDGRDLRSVSRQELARKIAVVPQDLAVPFAFTAQEIVELGRTPHLGLLRGFRSNDRCAVEQAMFLTDTTDLSGRIINELSGGERQRVIIAMALAQEPEILLVDEPTHLLDITRQAEILDLVTELNRSRGLTIVAAIHDLNLAGRYFNRLMVLHRGAVLADGAPEDVLRAEVVEEAYGGPVEIVRTGSGRAPILLPVSRYRDRVIEQ, encoded by the coding sequence ATGGCAATGATTCTTGCTTCCCAGGTGTGCTTCGACTACGACGGCCAGCCGGTCCTTACGGGCATTTCTCTGGAAATCCATGCCGGCGAGCGGGTCGCAATCCTTGGTCCCAACGGGGTGGGAAAAACAACGCTCTTGAAACTCTTGAGCGGCGCAAGGTCTCCAAGCAGAGGTTCTATTCTCCTGGACGGACGTGACCTTCGTTCCGTGTCTCGGCAAGAGTTGGCGCGTAAAATTGCTGTTGTACCTCAGGATTTGGCGGTGCCGTTTGCTTTCACAGCGCAAGAAATCGTTGAGCTTGGACGCACGCCGCATTTAGGCTTGCTGCGGGGTTTCCGGTCGAACGACCGGTGCGCGGTGGAGCAGGCGATGTTCTTGACGGATACGACTGATCTCAGTGGCCGGATCATCAACGAACTGAGTGGCGGCGAGCGCCAGCGCGTCATCATTGCCATGGCGCTTGCCCAGGAACCGGAAATCCTGCTGGTGGATGAACCGACGCATCTGCTCGATATCACCCGGCAGGCTGAAATCCTGGATTTGGTCACCGAGCTCAATCGCAGCCGGGGTCTCACCATCGTGGCTGCCATCCATGATTTGAACCTGGCCGGCCGGTACTTTAACCGCCTGATGGTCCTGCATCGAGGGGCGGTGCTGGCCGACGGGGCGCCGGAGGACGTGTTGCGCGCTGAAGTTGTGGAAGAGGCTTATGGCGGGCCCGTGGAGATTGTACGGACGGGTAGCGGACGGGCTCCCATCCTCCTTCCAGTGTCCCGATATCGCGACCGCGTGATAGAGCAATGA
- a CDS encoding iron ABC transporter permease: MAASTNEPSCTVRDMTTGTRAAGSSSTLRFRAGLGLLVLLAAVSVVVASGIGAVHIPSREIVCMLLNRSGLVHLPRTWPQTDETIIFQIRMPRVLAAALVGAALSVAGVLFQGIFRNPLADPYVIGTSGGAAFGACLGAVLFSHFSILHFGAIPTLAFLGALGAMVLVFRLSRVGGRTPVVTLLLVGFAVSVILGYSVSFLLIVNERFELNTRIIYGWLLGGIWIEHWSQLGLIALIIIVGTVGALTLTRSLNGLALGEECAGYLGIAVERQKAGVIVVGSLLTAAAVSAGGLIGFVGLIVPHFLRLLFGPNHVRLLPLAALGGASFLVIADLLARIVMPPNEIPVGILTALVGGPAFLLLLHRTKREYRF; encoded by the coding sequence ATGGCAGCGTCCACAAACGAGCCGTCCTGCACGGTCAGAGATATGACGACGGGCACCCGCGCGGCAGGTTCATCTTCCACGCTTCGCTTCCGCGCCGGTTTGGGGCTGCTCGTACTGCTGGCCGCCGTGAGCGTTGTGGTGGCGTCCGGGATTGGCGCCGTGCACATTCCTTCCCGGGAGATCGTCTGCATGCTGCTCAACCGATCGGGTTTGGTCCACCTGCCCCGAACGTGGCCGCAAACCGACGAAACCATCATTTTCCAGATTCGGATGCCGCGGGTTCTGGCGGCAGCACTGGTGGGTGCGGCGCTTTCCGTAGCAGGAGTTCTTTTCCAAGGGATTTTCCGAAATCCCCTGGCGGATCCCTATGTGATTGGCACTTCCGGTGGCGCGGCTTTCGGAGCCTGCCTGGGAGCGGTACTCTTTTCCCATTTCTCTATTCTGCACTTCGGCGCTATTCCGACGCTGGCATTTCTCGGAGCCTTGGGAGCAATGGTGCTCGTCTTCCGTCTCTCCCGAGTGGGAGGGCGCACACCGGTGGTGACGTTATTGCTGGTGGGGTTCGCGGTCAGCGTCATTCTCGGTTACAGCGTCTCCTTCTTGCTCATCGTCAATGAACGATTCGAGTTAAACACGCGCATCATTTACGGATGGCTCCTGGGCGGAATTTGGATCGAACACTGGAGCCAGCTCGGACTCATCGCCCTCATTATCATCGTCGGCACTGTGGGCGCGTTGACGCTGACGAGGAGTTTGAATGGCCTGGCGCTCGGTGAGGAATGCGCGGGATATCTCGGCATCGCGGTTGAACGCCAGAAGGCTGGAGTGATTGTCGTTGGGTCGCTTCTCACTGCCGCGGCCGTATCGGCGGGCGGCTTAATCGGGTTTGTGGGGCTGATCGTGCCCCACTTCCTCCGGTTACTGTTTGGACCCAACCATGTCCGTCTGCTTCCGCTCGCGGCTCTCGGCGGGGCGTCGTTCCTGGTGATCGCCGACCTGCTTGCCCGGATCGTCATGCCCCCGAATGAGATTCCGGTGGGAATTCTGACCGCCCTCGTGGGCGGCCCGGCTTTCCTGCTGCTTTTGCACCGGACCAAACGAGAGTACAGGTTTTAA